One stretch of Candidatus Nitrosotenuis cloacae DNA includes these proteins:
- a CDS encoding RtcB family protein, with the protein MSSITPKKISDQVYRIDADPSRGMKVPVTIYADEGLLSKMMTDRTLSQAMNVATLPGIQGTAVVLPDGHEGYGFPVGGVAAMDAEEGMISPGGVGYDINCGVRLLRLNLSEKEARPKLKELVTDLFNSIPSGVGSEGAIKLNYSQLDEVLVRGVNWAIDHGYGTKDDANVCEENGQIKNADPNKVSNTARKRGAPQLGSLGSGNHFLEVQRIEKIYDEEAAKRMGIQEGNVTVLIHCGSRGFGHQICSDYLRVSEQALKKYNINLPDRELACVPNTSEEGESYRKAMFAALNFAWSNRQMITHWTRKSFERVFKKSESDLDMKLVYDVAHNIAKVEKHKIDGKEKSVVVHRKGATRAFPANRDEIPLKYRDLGQPVLIPGSMGTGSWILLGKSNSMNLSFGSTAHGAGRMMSRSKARRDFTEEQVKKSLTDKGIFIKSLTRDGVVEETPEAYKDVDAVVNVSHELGIATKVAKLVPIGVIKG; encoded by the coding sequence ACAGATAGAACATTATCTCAAGCAATGAATGTTGCAACATTGCCTGGAATACAAGGAACTGCCGTTGTATTGCCTGATGGGCATGAGGGGTATGGCTTTCCAGTCGGAGGGGTTGCGGCAATGGATGCAGAGGAAGGAATGATCAGCCCTGGAGGTGTTGGTTATGATATCAACTGCGGTGTGCGATTATTACGATTGAATCTATCTGAAAAGGAGGCAAGGCCAAAACTAAAAGAACTGGTAACGGATCTTTTCAATTCAATTCCGTCTGGCGTGGGGTCGGAAGGTGCAATCAAACTAAACTACTCACAATTAGATGAGGTCCTAGTCCGGGGGGTCAACTGGGCAATTGATCATGGTTATGGTACAAAAGATGATGCGAATGTATGTGAAGAAAACGGACAAATAAAAAATGCAGACCCCAACAAAGTTTCAAACACTGCTAGAAAGCGAGGAGCACCACAACTTGGAAGTCTTGGCTCTGGAAATCACTTCCTTGAGGTACAAAGAATTGAGAAGATTTACGATGAAGAAGCAGCAAAGAGAATGGGAATTCAAGAGGGAAATGTTACCGTTTTGATCCATTGTGGCTCAAGAGGCTTTGGCCATCAGATCTGCTCTGATTATTTGCGGGTGTCTGAGCAGGCGCTAAAAAAATACAACATCAATTTGCCTGATAGGGAATTAGCATGCGTGCCAAACACATCAGAGGAGGGTGAATCATACCGTAAAGCAATGTTTGCTGCACTAAACTTTGCATGGAGCAATAGACAGATGATCACACACTGGACTCGAAAATCATTTGAGCGTGTATTTAAAAAATCGGAATCTGATCTTGACATGAAACTAGTGTATGATGTTGCACACAATATTGCCAAGGTTGAAAAACACAAAATCGATGGCAAGGAAAAATCAGTTGTGGTTCACCGCAAAGGTGCAACACGTGCGTTTCCAGCAAACCGAGATGAAATCCCACTAAAGTATCGTGATCTGGGGCAGCCGGTATTGATTCCGGGCTCGATGGGAACTGGAAGCTGGATTTTACTTGGCAAGTCCAATTCCATGAATCTCAGCTTTGGCTCTACTGCTCACGGTGCTGGAAGAATGATGTCTCGCTCAAAGGCACGACGTGATTTCACAGAAGAACAAGTAAAAAAATCACTAACTGATAAAGGAATTTTCATAAAATCATTGACTAGGGATGGGGTGGTCGAGGAGACACCGGAGGCATACAAGGATGTGGACGCAGTGGTAAATGTATCGCATGAGCTTGGAATAGCAACCAAGGTAGCAAAGCTTGTCCCAATTGGCGTGATTAAAGGTTGA
- a CDS encoding DNA-binding protein: MSDEDKELEALKAKRLAEMKKNLTYQSQKEEEKQQTKTPPSYREIVISHLGYRGMEVLQNAESQFPNETKMIIDRLGQLFHSGEINEEIDGGQLLALFRSVGIHVRMQTKINIEQDGKFVSLSDKLSKTDSDENENL; encoded by the coding sequence TTGAGCGACGAAGACAAAGAACTAGAAGCACTCAAGGCAAAACGCCTAGCGGAAATGAAAAAAAACCTCACATACCAATCACAAAAAGAAGAGGAAAAACAACAAACCAAAACTCCACCATCGTACCGAGAGATAGTAATTTCTCATCTTGGATACCGTGGAATGGAAGTATTGCAAAATGCAGAATCTCAATTTCCAAATGAGACAAAGATGATAATTGACAGGCTCGGACAATTGTTTCATTCTGGTGAAATCAATGAAGAAATTGATGGTGGCCAACTCTTGGCATTATTCAGATCAGTTGGAATTCATGTCCGCATGCAGACAAAAATAAACATAGAACAAGATGGAAAATTTGTCTCACTCTCTGATAAGCTAAGCAAAACAGACTCTGATGAAAATGAAAATCTTTGA